Proteins encoded within one genomic window of Fibrobacter sp. UWB16:
- a CDS encoding homoserine dehydrogenase: MLRIGLIGTGTVGGGVIQILEQKIAEYKEKLGVELELSCICAKSEEEVAPYKAKGYKVSTNADEMIAGDDIDVLVELAGGYNMPRKWILAALESGKHVVTANKALLAKYGHEIFPLAAKKGLHVLFEAAVGGGIPIIRSVQEGFVGSTVESLSCIINGTCNYILSRMAEEGLDFDVVLKDAQKLGFAEADPTFDIEGIDSAHKTALLASLCSGKRVDFEKIHVTGISKITAQDIAFAKELGCCVKLLGIYHRDGDRVDARVHPCFVPNTNLLSNVNGVINAVYLKCDNLGETVQTGAGAGRLPTASAVVADLVSLARSTDQGSRKALPMGWFNVENSATLVPISETSARYYLRFTSRDACGVLAKITKILADNNISIETIIQKNVNDPGKVSIVVITEKTLDSKLSKAVDAVNSLSEIVEKSQVIRFLA; the protein is encoded by the coding sequence ATGTTGCGTATTGGTTTAATTGGCACGGGTACCGTTGGTGGTGGTGTCATTCAGATTCTTGAACAGAAGATTGCCGAATATAAGGAAAAGCTTGGCGTTGAGTTGGAACTCTCCTGCATTTGCGCTAAGTCCGAAGAAGAAGTGGCCCCGTACAAGGCTAAGGGCTACAAGGTCTCGACCAATGCCGACGAAATGATTGCTGGCGACGATATCGACGTGCTCGTGGAACTCGCCGGTGGCTACAACATGCCGCGCAAGTGGATCCTCGCAGCTCTCGAAAGCGGTAAGCACGTGGTTACGGCTAACAAGGCTCTCCTTGCCAAGTACGGTCACGAAATTTTCCCGCTCGCTGCAAAGAAGGGCTTGCATGTCCTGTTCGAAGCTGCTGTCGGCGGTGGCATTCCTATCATCCGCAGCGTCCAGGAAGGCTTCGTTGGCTCTACGGTCGAAAGCCTGAGCTGCATCATTAACGGTACTTGCAACTACATCCTCAGCCGCATGGCTGAAGAAGGTCTCGACTTCGACGTCGTCTTGAAGGACGCCCAGAAGCTCGGCTTTGCAGAAGCTGACCCGACTTTCGATATCGAAGGTATCGACTCCGCCCACAAGACCGCCCTCCTTGCTAGCCTTTGCAGCGGCAAGCGCGTGGACTTCGAAAAGATTCACGTCACCGGTATTTCCAAGATTACCGCCCAGGATATCGCATTTGCCAAGGAACTCGGCTGCTGCGTGAAGCTCCTCGGTATCTACCACCGCGACGGCGACCGCGTGGACGCCCGTGTCCATCCGTGCTTCGTCCCGAACACGAACTTGCTCTCTAACGTGAATGGCGTTATCAACGCTGTTTACCTCAAGTGCGACAATCTCGGCGAAACGGTTCAGACCGGTGCCGGTGCTGGCCGCCTCCCGACCGCATCTGCAGTCGTGGCCGACCTCGTGTCCCTCGCTCGTTCTACCGACCAGGGCAGCCGCAAGGCACTCCCGATGGGCTGGTTCAACGTCGAAAACTCTGCAACGCTCGTTCCTATCTCCGAAACTAGCGCCCGCTACTACCTCCGCTTCACGTCCCGTGACGCCTGCGGTGTGCTCGCTAAGATCACGAAGATTCTTGCAGACAACAACATCTCTATCGAAACGATTATCCAGAAGAACGTGAACGACCCGGGCAAGGTGTCCATCGTCGTCATTACGGAAAAGACTCTCGACAGCAAGCTTTCCAAGGCTGTCGATGCAGTGAACTCTCTCTCCGAAATCGTTGAGAAGAGCCAGGTCATCCGCTTCCTCGCTTAA
- a CDS encoding sugar transferase, producing the protein MIRATTLERVLLILSDFAALSICFALAFWVQFHSGWIVDKFDPSKTFESYWQYGLVLNIGWLTLFTFAGLYRSWLLLSRTHQVLRVLRAVVIGVVLVIVCLFGAEFMGKVFTNQPLSEGYLYGSRFPWIFIYGGLAILLVGFFRMLIYIFLRALLRLGYGANNILVLGATEAGRKIAEDLAKTPARGQRVVGFVDERFQVLPKTFANVPILGKYSDLPALVKKYKVSGIIIAHESTSPQEIMRVLVWICELPLHIYIVPELYSVVNGRFKANLVYGFELQELFAFTMPPWQVRVKRIIDIAFGLFLGLLSLPVCLFAAIAIKLDDHGPVFYSQERIGLYGKPFTVYKFRTMRTDAEKFGAQWATKKDPRITRIGRFLRKTRIDELPQILCVLKGDMSMVGPRPERAVFIGKLREQIPFYISRLKMKPGLTGWAQVCHHYDTSIEDVQIKLQYDMYYYENMSLLLDFQILVRTVYVVLTGKGAQ; encoded by the coding sequence ATGATTCGCGCAACTACTTTGGAACGAGTACTTCTGATCCTCTCGGATTTTGCCGCTTTGTCGATTTGTTTCGCCTTGGCGTTTTGGGTTCAGTTCCATAGTGGCTGGATTGTAGATAAGTTTGACCCGAGCAAGACGTTCGAAAGCTATTGGCAGTACGGACTTGTCTTGAATATCGGGTGGCTTACTCTATTTACCTTTGCCGGATTGTATCGCTCCTGGTTGTTGCTTTCAAGAACGCACCAAGTCTTGCGCGTCCTCAGGGCCGTTGTCATTGGTGTGGTCTTGGTGATTGTCTGTCTTTTCGGTGCTGAATTCATGGGGAAAGTCTTCACGAACCAACCGCTCAGCGAAGGCTATCTCTATGGATCTCGGTTCCCGTGGATATTTATATATGGCGGTTTAGCCATTTTGCTTGTCGGCTTTTTCCGTATGCTCATCTATATCTTCTTGCGGGCTTTGCTCCGTTTGGGATATGGTGCGAACAACATCCTTGTGCTTGGCGCTACGGAAGCGGGCCGAAAGATTGCAGAAGATTTGGCAAAGACTCCAGCCCGTGGTCAGCGTGTTGTTGGCTTTGTCGATGAACGTTTCCAGGTGTTGCCGAAGACGTTTGCAAATGTTCCTATTCTCGGAAAGTATTCCGATTTGCCGGCTCTTGTCAAGAAGTACAAGGTCAGCGGCATTATCATTGCGCACGAAAGTACCTCTCCGCAAGAGATTATGCGTGTGCTCGTCTGGATTTGCGAACTCCCGCTCCACATTTATATTGTTCCTGAACTGTATAGCGTTGTGAATGGACGCTTCAAGGCTAACCTTGTTTACGGCTTTGAATTGCAGGAACTTTTTGCGTTTACGATGCCGCCTTGGCAGGTGCGTGTCAAGCGCATTATCGATATTGCTTTTGGCTTGTTCCTCGGGCTTTTGTCGCTTCCGGTTTGCTTGTTTGCAGCCATTGCGATTAAGCTAGATGACCATGGCCCTGTTTTTTATTCGCAGGAACGCATTGGCCTTTATGGCAAGCCGTTTACGGTCTACAAGTTCCGCACGATGCGTACCGATGCCGAAAAGTTCGGTGCCCAGTGGGCCACCAAGAAGGACCCGCGCATTACGCGAATTGGACGCTTCTTGCGCAAGACCCGCATTGATGAACTTCCGCAGATTCTTTGTGTTTTGAAAGGTGACATGAGCATGGTGGGTCCGCGTCCGGAACGCGCTGTGTTTATCGGCAAGCTCCGTGAACAGATTCCGTTCTACATCAGCCGCCTCAAGATGAAACCGGGCCTCACTGGCTGGGCTCAGGTTTGCCACCACTATGATACGAGCATCGAAGATGTGCAGATCAAGCTCCAGTACGATATGTATTACTACGAGAATATGAGCTTGCTTTTGGACTTCCAGATTCTTGTACGAACAGTTTACGTTGTTTTAACCGGAAAAGGCGCACAGTAA
- the nadC gene encoding carboxylating nicotinate-nucleotide diphosphorylase, protein MYGDNSTPVFPTEDALTMIRLALAEDVRTGDVTSEWTIPADQKQHARLIAKEDGVLAGLPIIELVFQELKANAKVTLHKKDGDVVKKGDLIAELDGTTHELLTGERTLLNFIQQLSGVATVAHTFQEALKGGKTKVLDTRKTIPGFRTLQKYAVRVGGGSNHRMGLFDMVLVKDNHIAAAGGVLEALEVVKKNNKQGLMVEMEVENFDQLRALLNKGVDVIMLDNMSNEMMAEALKIIKESGDKCLVEGSGNMTLERAKQIATLGLDFISVGALTHSVKALDISMRI, encoded by the coding sequence ATGTACGGCGATAATTCTACTCCAGTATTCCCAACCGAAGATGCTTTGACCATGATCCGCCTCGCTTTGGCGGAAGACGTTCGCACGGGTGACGTGACCAGTGAATGGACCATCCCCGCGGACCAGAAACAGCATGCCCGTCTCATCGCTAAAGAAGATGGCGTGCTCGCCGGCCTCCCGATTATTGAACTCGTGTTCCAGGAACTCAAGGCAAACGCCAAGGTGACGCTCCACAAGAAAGATGGTGACGTCGTGAAGAAGGGCGACCTGATTGCCGAACTCGATGGAACAACGCACGAACTTTTGACAGGCGAACGCACGCTCCTGAACTTCATCCAGCAGCTCTCCGGTGTGGCAACCGTGGCTCACACGTTCCAGGAAGCCTTGAAGGGCGGTAAGACCAAGGTTCTCGACACCCGCAAGACGATTCCGGGTTTCCGCACGTTGCAGAAGTACGCCGTTCGCGTCGGTGGCGGTTCCAACCACCGCATGGGCCTCTTTGACATGGTGCTTGTGAAGGACAACCACATTGCAGCCGCCGGTGGCGTGCTCGAAGCTCTTGAAGTCGTCAAGAAGAACAACAAGCAGGGCTTGATGGTCGAAATGGAAGTCGAAAACTTCGACCAGCTCCGCGCTCTTCTCAACAAGGGCGTTGACGTCATCATGCTCGACAACATGAGCAACGAAATGATGGCTGAAGCCTTGAAGATTATCAAGGAAAGCGGCGACAAGTGCCTCGTGGAAGGTTCTGGCAACATGACGCTCGAACGTGCGAAGCAGATTGCAACGCTCGGTCTCGACTTCATCTCTGTCGGTGCCCTCACGCACAGCGTCAAGGCCCTCGACATCTCGATGCGAATTTAA
- a CDS encoding UDP-glucuronic acid decarboxylase family protein translates to MRCLVTGGAGFLGSHLCERLLNDGHEVICLDNYFTGRMANVAHLRDNRNFELIRHDVTEPILLEVDRIFNLACPASPIHYQFNPVKTIKTSVMGAINMLGLAKRVKARILQASTSEVYGDPAVHPQTEDYWGNVNPIGIRSCYDEGKRVAETLFMDYHRQNKVDIRIVRIFNTYGPRMLPNDGRVVSNFIVQALNGEDITIYGDGSQTRSFCYVDDLIEGFVRMMNQDKIIGPVNIGNPGEFTMLELAKEVLELTGSKSKIVYKPLPGDDPKMRRPDITLAKSALKWEPTIPLRQGLEKTIVYFDNLLKSK, encoded by the coding sequence ATGCGTTGTTTAGTTACTGGTGGTGCTGGATTCTTAGGAAGTCACCTTTGCGAAAGACTTTTGAATGACGGTCACGAAGTCATTTGCCTGGACAATTACTTCACAGGCCGTATGGCTAACGTAGCCCACCTGCGCGACAACCGCAACTTTGAACTCATCCGTCACGATGTGACTGAACCGATTCTTTTGGAAGTGGACCGCATTTTCAACTTGGCCTGCCCGGCAAGCCCGATCCATTACCAGTTCAATCCGGTAAAGACCATCAAGACAAGCGTCATGGGCGCAATCAACATGCTCGGCCTTGCCAAGCGCGTGAAAGCCCGCATCTTGCAGGCTTCTACAAGTGAAGTCTACGGCGACCCGGCTGTGCATCCGCAGACCGAAGACTACTGGGGAAACGTGAACCCCATTGGCATCCGCAGCTGCTATGACGAAGGCAAGCGCGTCGCCGAAACGCTCTTCATGGATTACCACCGCCAGAACAAGGTCGACATCCGCATTGTCCGCATTTTCAATACATACGGCCCGCGCATGCTCCCGAACGACGGCCGCGTTGTTTCGAACTTCATTGTCCAGGCGCTCAATGGCGAAGACATTACCATTTACGGTGATGGTAGCCAGACGCGTAGCTTCTGCTATGTGGATGACCTCATCGAAGGTTTTGTCCGCATGATGAACCAGGACAAGATTATCGGACCGGTGAACATCGGCAATCCTGGCGAATTCACGATGCTCGAACTTGCAAAGGAAGTTCTTGAACTCACGGGTTCCAAAAGCAAGATTGTCTACAAGCCGCTACCGGGTGACGATCCGAAGATGCGCCGTCCGGACATCACGCTTGCCAAGAGCGCTCTCAAGTGGGAACCGACCATCCCGCTCCGCCAGGGCCTCGAAAAGACAATCGTCTACTTCGATAACTTGCTCAAGTCGAAGTAA